From a region of the Methylocystis hirsuta genome:
- the folE gene encoding GTP cyclohydrolase I FolE, with protein MAKPTQADAEAAVRVLIEWAGDDPHREGLIDTPERVARSYRELFAGYEVDPRDYLKRTFDEVGGYDELVVLKDIRVVSFCEHHMLPVTGRAHVGYLPNNRVVGISKLARVVHGFARRLQIQEKLTAEIAEAIQDILEPQGVGVVIEAEHSCMTLRGVNTTGSLLTTSRLLGVIRDDPRTREEFLGMVHGK; from the coding sequence ATGGCCAAGCCCACTCAAGCTGACGCAGAAGCGGCCGTGCGGGTTCTCATCGAATGGGCGGGAGACGATCCTCATCGCGAGGGGCTGATCGACACGCCGGAGCGCGTAGCGCGCTCCTACCGCGAGCTTTTCGCCGGCTATGAAGTCGATCCGCGCGATTATCTCAAGCGCACCTTCGACGAGGTCGGCGGCTATGACGAACTCGTGGTATTGAAGGACATTCGCGTCGTCAGCTTCTGCGAGCATCATATGCTGCCGGTGACCGGGCGCGCGCATGTCGGCTATCTGCCGAACAACCGCGTGGTCGGCATCTCAAAGCTCGCGCGGGTCGTGCATGGATTCGCCCGCCGGCTGCAGATTCAGGAAAAGCTCACCGCCGAGATCGCCGAAGCGATCCAGGACATTCTGGAGCCGCAGGGCGTCGGCGTCGTCATCGAGGCGGAGCACAGCTGCATGACGCTGCGCGGGGTCAACACGACCGGCTCGCTCTTAACGACGAGCCGCCTGCTCGGCGTGATCCGCGACGACCCGCGCACCCGCGAGGAATTCCTCGGCATGGTGCACGGGAAGTAA
- a CDS encoding Fic family protein has protein sequence MLWALNHVAVANISQFGGRFRSEPIYVGDHKPPHFNEVSDWMDRFISTVQENWFIWTPTELAAYGLWRLNWIHPFIEGNGRTARAACYYLLCVRSGKLLPGRKIVPERIRENRHGYEEGLRHADRAWDAGHLDFTKMEEYLAALLTAQLEDDGLPYQGNSCV, from the coding sequence ATGCTTTGGGCATTAAATCATGTAGCTGTTGCGAATATATCGCAGTTTGGCGGAAGATTCAGAAGTGAGCCGATTTACGTCGGCGATCACAAGCCTCCACATTTCAACGAAGTTTCCGATTGGATGGATCGGTTTATTTCAACTGTTCAGGAAAATTGGTTCATTTGGACTCCGACTGAATTAGCGGCATATGGTCTCTGGCGCCTAAACTGGATACATCCTTTTATAGAGGGAAACGGACGCACGGCGCGGGCCGCCTGTTATTATCTGTTGTGTGTCAGATCCGGGAAGCTCCTGCCGGGGCGGAAAATTGTTCCCGAGCGCATTCGAGAGAACCGACACGGCTATGAGGAGGGGCTAAGGCATGCAGATAGGGCGTGGGACGCTGGGCATCTCGATTTCACGAAAATGGAAGAATATCTAGCCGCGCTATTGACGGCTCAGCTCGAAGATGACGGACTTCCTTATCAAGGTAACTCGTGCGTCTAA
- the leuB gene encoding 3-isopropylmalate dehydrogenase, with protein MSIYKLLLLPGDGIGPEISAEAEKVLALLNEAGVARFEVERGLVGGAAYDAHKQAISEADMTRALEADAVLLAAVGGPKWDGVPYDLRPESGLLRLRKDLGLFANLRPAICYAALADASSLKRDIVDGLDIMIVRELTGGVYFGEPKEITDLGNGQKRAVDTQVYETYEIERIGRVAFEMARKRGNKVTSSEKSNVMKSGYLWREVITALHKREYADVKLEHMLADALAMQLVRWPKQFDVVVTDNLFGDMLSDEAAMLTGSLGMLPSASLGAADEKGKRHAMYEPCHGSAPDIAGKGIANPIAMIGSLGMALRYSFDLPKAADAIDAAIANVLAKGLRTADIKGDAPSTVSTKEMGDAIVAELKKTLS; from the coding sequence ATGTCCATATACAAGCTTCTGCTCCTGCCGGGCGACGGCATCGGTCCGGAAATTTCCGCCGAGGCCGAAAAGGTTCTCGCCCTTCTGAACGAAGCGGGCGTCGCGCGCTTCGAGGTCGAGCGGGGGCTCGTCGGCGGGGCCGCCTATGACGCGCATAAGCAAGCCATCAGCGAAGCCGACATGACGCGCGCGCTTGAGGCCGACGCCGTGCTGCTCGCCGCCGTCGGCGGGCCGAAATGGGACGGCGTGCCTTATGACTTGCGTCCCGAATCCGGCCTGCTGCGCCTGCGCAAGGATCTGGGTCTGTTCGCAAATCTGCGCCCGGCGATCTGCTACGCCGCGCTGGCCGACGCTTCTTCGTTGAAGCGCGACATCGTCGACGGCCTCGACATCATGATCGTGCGCGAATTGACGGGCGGCGTCTATTTCGGCGAGCCCAAGGAGATCACCGATCTCGGCAATGGCCAGAAACGCGCCGTCGACACGCAGGTCTACGAGACCTACGAGATCGAGCGCATCGGCCGGGTCGCCTTCGAGATGGCGCGCAAGCGCGGGAACAAGGTGACCTCTTCCGAGAAGTCGAATGTGATGAAGTCGGGCTATCTGTGGCGCGAGGTCATCACCGCGCTGCATAAGCGCGAATATGCTGACGTGAAACTCGAACATATGCTCGCCGACGCGCTCGCGATGCAACTCGTGCGCTGGCCCAAACAGTTCGACGTCGTCGTCACCGACAATCTCTTCGGCGACATGCTGTCCGATGAAGCCGCGATGCTCACCGGTTCGCTCGGCATGTTGCCGTCGGCTTCGCTCGGCGCCGCGGATGAAAAGGGCAAGCGCCATGCGATGTATGAGCCCTGCCATGGCTCGGCGCCCGACATCGCCGGCAAGGGCATCGCCAATCCGATCGCCATGATCGGTTCGCTCGGCATGGCCCTGCGTTACAGCTTCGATCTGCCGAAAGCGGCCGACGCGATCGACGCGGCGATCGCCAATGTGCTGGCGAAGGGACTGCGCACGGCCGACATCAAGGGCGACGCGCCGTCGACCGTCTCAACCAAGGAGATGGGCGATGCGATCGTCGCGGAGCTGAAGAAGACGCTGTCTTAA
- the secG gene encoding preprotein translocase subunit SecG: MQQVIIAIHLMVVVALVILVLYQKSEGGALGMGGGSGVFTGRGQANALTRATGILATIFFITSIALTVLPAWERRSEGGDDWTKALDPGSIQIKELPKTEGKTEGKGVQGAPEKAPEPGKDSIFDQLQRAQQKRQQSAPVEAPPAATPPATTPPAAEAPALRPSQEPAPQAPAAEAPKPVAPPAEAPKPEAVAPATPPAAEAPKPDASKTDGLKWEAPKMEAPAAEAPKPVAPPAEAPKADAPKAEAPKPEAVAPAAPPPAAEAPKPDASKSDGMKWEAPKTGVPTAPDAKPAESKPAAPETKPAPSTIWKAPTQ; encoded by the coding sequence ATGCAGCAGGTCATTATCGCGATCCACCTGATGGTGGTGGTGGCGCTCGTCATTCTCGTGCTTTATCAAAAGTCGGAGGGCGGCGCGCTCGGCATGGGCGGCGGCAGCGGCGTTTTCACCGGCCGCGGCCAGGCCAATGCGCTCACCCGCGCCACGGGCATTCTCGCGACGATCTTCTTCATCACCAGCATCGCGCTGACCGTGCTGCCGGCCTGGGAGCGGCGCAGCGAGGGCGGCGACGACTGGACCAAGGCGCTCGACCCAGGATCAATCCAGATCAAGGAGCTTCCCAAGACCGAGGGGAAGACCGAAGGCAAGGGCGTGCAGGGCGCGCCCGAAAAGGCGCCCGAACCCGGCAAGGACAGCATTTTTGACCAGCTGCAGCGCGCCCAGCAGAAGCGCCAGCAGAGCGCCCCGGTAGAGGCGCCGCCGGCCGCAACGCCGCCAGCGACGACTCCGCCCGCCGCCGAGGCGCCGGCGCTGCGCCCGTCGCAGGAGCCCGCTCCGCAGGCTCCGGCCGCTGAAGCGCCGAAGCCCGTCGCGCCGCCTGCCGAAGCTCCCAAGCCTGAAGCGGTTGCTCCCGCAACGCCGCCAGCCGCCGAAGCGCCAAAGCCCGACGCGTCGAAGACCGACGGCTTGAAATGGGAAGCGCCGAAGATGGAGGCCCCGGCCGCGGAAGCCCCGAAGCCCGTCGCGCCGCCCGCCGAAGCCCCGAAGGCGGATGCCCCCAAGGCGGAAGCTCCCAAGCCTGAAGCTGTTGCGCCCGCCGCGCCGCCGCCCGCCGCCGAAGCGCCAAAGCCCGACGCCTCGAAGAGCGACGGCATGAAATGGGAAGCGCCGAAGACGGGCGTCCCAACCGCGCCGGACGCGAAGCCCGCGGAGTCAAAACCCGCCGCGCCGGAAACCAAGCCCGCGCCTTCGACGATCTGGAAAGCGCCGACCCAGTAG
- a CDS encoding CTP synthase produces MARYIFITGGVVSSLGKGLASAVLGALLQARGYTVRLRKLDPYLNVDPGTMSPYQHGEVFVTDDGAETDLDLGHYERFTGRPASKQDNVTTGRIYQDIISKERRGDYLGATIQVIPHVTNAIKEFVVDGNENVDFALIEIGGTVGDIEGLPFFEAIRQLKNDLPPHHCIYIHLTLLPYIPSAGELKTKPTQHSVKELRSIGIQPDILLCRTDREIPREERRKLGLFCNVREQAVIEARDAANIYDVPRAYHSAGLDAQVLAAFGIEPAPKPDMSRWNAVTQRINNPEGEVTIAVVGKYTEMKDAYKSLIEALAHGGLANRVKVNLDWIESEIFETADPAAHLEHVHGILVPGGFGQRGAEGKILAARFARERGVPYFGICFGMQMAVIEAARALAGIDKANSTEFGPCAEPVVGLMTEWLKGNELEKRGVGEGLGGTMRLGAFPALLKPGSRIAGIYGETEISERHRHRYEVNFAYRERLEDCGLLFAGSSPDGLLPETVEIPEHPWFIGVQYHPELKSRPFEPHPLFASFIAAAKAQSRLV; encoded by the coding sequence ATGGCGCGGTACATCTTCATCACCGGCGGCGTGGTCTCCTCACTTGGCAAGGGTTTGGCGTCGGCCGTGCTCGGCGCGCTGTTGCAGGCGCGCGGCTATACGGTCCGGCTGCGCAAGCTCGATCCGTATCTGAACGTCGATCCGGGCACGATGTCGCCCTATCAGCACGGCGAGGTCTTCGTCACCGACGACGGCGCGGAGACCGATCTCGACCTTGGACATTACGAGCGCTTCACCGGCCGCCCGGCCTCGAAGCAGGATAACGTCACCACCGGCCGCATCTACCAGGACATCATCAGCAAGGAGCGGCGCGGCGATTATCTCGGCGCGACGATCCAGGTCATTCCGCATGTGACCAACGCCATCAAGGAGTTCGTCGTTGACGGCAATGAGAACGTCGATTTCGCGCTGATCGAGATCGGCGGCACGGTCGGCGATATCGAAGGCCTGCCGTTCTTCGAGGCGATCCGCCAGCTCAAGAATGATCTGCCGCCACATCACTGCATCTATATCCATTTGACGCTGCTGCCTTACATTCCGAGCGCCGGCGAGTTGAAGACCAAGCCGACGCAGCATTCGGTGAAGGAGCTGCGCTCGATCGGCATCCAGCCCGACATACTGCTCTGCCGCACCGACCGCGAGATTCCGCGCGAGGAGCGCCGCAAGCTCGGACTCTTCTGCAATGTGCGCGAACAGGCGGTGATCGAGGCGCGCGACGCGGCCAACATCTATGACGTGCCGCGCGCCTATCACTCGGCGGGGCTGGATGCGCAGGTGCTCGCCGCCTTCGGCATCGAGCCGGCGCCCAAGCCCGACATGAGCCGCTGGAACGCGGTGACGCAGCGCATCAACAATCCCGAGGGCGAAGTCACCATCGCGGTCGTCGGCAAATATACCGAGATGAAGGACGCCTATAAGAGCCTCATCGAGGCGCTGGCGCATGGCGGGCTCGCGAACCGCGTCAAGGTCAATCTCGACTGGATCGAATCGGAGATTTTCGAGACCGCCGATCCCGCCGCGCATCTTGAACATGTGCACGGCATTCTCGTTCCCGGCGGCTTCGGCCAGCGCGGCGCCGAGGGCAAGATTCTCGCGGCGCGTTTCGCGCGCGAGCGCGGCGTGCCTTACTTCGGCATCTGCTTCGGCATGCAGATGGCGGTGATCGAGGCCGCCCGCGCGCTCGCTGGAATCGACAAGGCGAATTCGACGGAGTTCGGTCCCTGCGCCGAGCCGGTCGTCGGGCTGATGACCGAATGGCTGAAGGGCAATGAGTTAGAGAAGCGCGGCGTCGGCGAGGGTCTCGGCGGCACCATGCGTCTTGGCGCCTTTCCGGCGCTGTTGAAGCCGGGTTCGCGTATCGCGGGGATTTACGGCGAGACGGAAATCTCCGAGCGCCACCGCCATCGCTATGAGGTGAACTTCGCCTATCGCGAGCGGCTGGAGGACTGCGGGCTTTTGTTCGCCGGCTCCTCGCCCGATGGGCTGTTGCCGGAGACGGTGGAGATTCCCGAGCACCCCTGGTTCATCGGCGTGCAATATCACCCGGAATTGAAGTCGCGCCCCTTCGAGCCGCATCCGCTGTTCGCGAGTTTTATCGCCGCGGCGAAGGCGCAGAGCCGGTTGGTGTGA